The following is a genomic window from Sphingobacterium spiritivorum.
AGTGGCTCTTATTCTAGGCTAGACACACCTTAGAATGAAAAGTCGTCTCTCTGAGCAATTTTGCTACCCTCAGCATAACCTGCATCTTCAAAATTAGGCTCGTAACGTTTCTCAACAACATCCTGATTCGACTTGATGTATTCCACAACATCTTTTAATCCTTCAGCAAATTTTTCAAAATCCTCTTTATACAAGAAAATCTTGTGTTTGATAAACTGTCCGTCTTCAAAACGTTTTTTACTTTCTGTGATGGTAATGTAATAATCGTCTGAACGAGTTGCCTTTACATCAAAAAAATAAGTACGTTTTCCAGCTCTCACTTTTTTTGAAAATACCTCTTCGCGCTCTTTGTTTTCAAAATCTCCCATTATTAACTATTTAAGTTTAAGTTCCATTTTCCGTCATAAATATATAATAATTATATTCTTTTCTCCAAATTTTAATAATAAAAAACATATTATTTTTCTCAAAATAGGAAAATATTCCTTTTTTTATGGCAAATAATGGCTGGAAAACATTTTACCGATAAAAAAGCGATATTCACCGACTTTTTGATTCAGATAACCTAAATAGTGTTTTGCTCTCCTTATATTAGCTCTACATTTGAACTATCAAAAACATAGTAAAACAAATAAAACAATGAAAACGACAAATAATAACTCGAC
Proteins encoded in this region:
- a CDS encoding DUF3276 family protein; protein product: MGDFENKEREEVFSKKVRAGKRTYFFDVKATRSDDYYITITESKKRFEDGQFIKHKIFLYKEDFEKFAEGLKDVVEYIKSNQDVVEKRYEPNFEDAGYAEGSKIAQRDDFSF